Proteins encoded by one window of Arachis hypogaea cultivar Tifrunner chromosome 1, arahy.Tifrunner.gnm2.J5K5, whole genome shotgun sequence:
- the LOC112789904 gene encoding uncharacterized protein: MKFSGDSNHPPLPFLASIVPSGARNPCPSSNLQQSPRTSRKPPVRRSGAPNGRRSRHGTLLETNGAGAAGSDQLQQDEKPVSYFGWKRAAVSARKLAAELWRLQLPEVGDHGRSIAEDRLGLQHGIGRSNLYFLSHRNGVMHGDLKNLSLSPYAISRTKDRKLCELHHSLQFSSAAAEGITKWDPVSIETWDEAQYICNHVKLLDQKESAVSALEAELEQARVRIQELETERHSSKKKLEHFLKKVSKEKALWRSREHEKIRAYIDDIKAELSQERRSRQRIEIVNSRLVSELADAKLLAKRCMQEYEKERKEKDLIEEVCDELAKEIGEDKAEVEVLKRETMKLREEVEEEKRMLQMAEVWREERVQMKLIDAKVAVDAKYSQMNELVANLEIFLKSVNVNHNGTDIREASSLKNAAASMNIQDIKGFSYEPPNQNNVFSIFEDLNSGEPKEREIDPCVVHSPVSHASKILAASPEPNMISKVNFPRRLDASVHEIVDMQDDGSGWEIVSHVEDPGSICSPEGSIPSMTKNYRECNISERSRFDCKENTSEESPLTEISEVSSVLSKQSKKVSSIARFWRSGPTNADNYKIISAEGMNGSLSNGKLSNGSIMSPDWGSGKDGLSPQDPLCQLRSPDSGSSHNQGAEKNSLKARLLEARMESQKVRLRHVLKQKV, encoded by the exons ATGAAGTTCTCTGGCGACTCTAACCATCCACCGCTGCCATTTTTGGCGAGCATTGTTCCCAGCGGCGCCCGAAACCCCTGCCCTTCCTCGAATCTCCAACAGTCGCCGAGGACCTCCCGAAAACCTCCCGTGAGACGAAGCGGCGCTCCTAATGGCAGACGAAGCAGGCATGGAACTCTCCTCGAGACGAACGGCGCCGGAGCTGCAGGCAGCGATCAGCTCCAGCAGGACGAGAAGCCGGTGAGTTACTTCGGTTGGAAGAGGGCGGCCGTGTCGGCGCGGAAGCTCGCCGCTGAGTTGTGGCGGCTACAGCTCCCGGAAGTTGGCGATCACGGAAGAAGCATCGCTGAGGATCGGTTGGGACTTCAG CATGGAATCGGACGCTCAAACCTCTATTTTCTCAGTCATCGAAATGGTGTGATGCATGGAGACTTGAAGAATCTGTCATTAAGTCCATATGCCATTTCGCGGACAAAGGATAGAAAGCTCTGTGAG CTCCACCATTCTCTCCAGTTTTCCAGCGCCGCAGCGGAGGGGATAACAAAATGGGATCCTGTTAGTATAGAAACATGGGACGAGGCACAATATATTTGCAACCATGTGAAACTTCTTGACCAAAAGGAAAGTGCTGTATCTGCTCTTGAAGCTGAACTAGAGCAGGCTCGTGTGAGGATTCaggagcttgagactgagcgtcACTCCTCCAAAAAGAAACTTGAGCATTTCTTGAAGAAAGTTAGCAAGGAAAAAGCCTTATGGCGAAGcagagagcatgagaaaattcgtGCCTACATTGATGACATTAAAGCAGAGTTGAGTCAAGAAAGGAGAAGTCGTCAAAGGATTGAAATTGTGAATTCCAGGTTAGTTAGTGAGTTGGCTGATGCTAAGTTGTTAGCAAAGCGCTGCATGCAGGAGTATGAGAAGGAAAGAAAGGAGAAAGATTTGATTGAGGAAGTGTGTGATGAGCTTGCTAAGGAAATTGGAGAAGACAAGGCTGAAGTTGAAGTATTGAAGAGGGAAACTATGAAACTCAGGGAAGAAGTAGAGGAGGAGAAAAGGATGTTGCAGATGGCTGAAGTCTGGCGTGAAGAACGTGTTCAAATGAAGTTGATAGATGCAAAAGTCGCTGTTGATGCGAAGTACTCACAAATGAATGAACTTGTAGCAAATTTGGAAATCTTTCTTAAGTCAGTAAATGTTAACCATAATGGAACGGATATAAGAGAAGCAAGTTCACTTAAAAATGCTGCAGCTTCCATGAACATTCAAGACATCAAAGGATTTTCATATGAACCTCCCAATCAAAACAATGTATTTTCCATTTTCGAAGATCTGAACTCTGGTGAACCCAAGGAAAGGGAGATTGATCCATGTGTTGTGCATTCTCCAGTGAGTCATGCCTCAAAGATTCTCGCAGCAAGTCCTGAACCCAATATGATAAGTAAGGTTAACTTTCCAAGGCGATTGGACGCATCGGTGCATGAGATTGTTGATATGCAAGATGACGGAAGTGGATGGGAAATTGTGAGCCATGTTGAGGATCCAGGATCAATCTGTTCACCGGAAGGGAGTATCCCATCTATGACTAAGAATTATCGAGAGTGTAACATCTCAGAGAGGAGCAGGTTTGACTGTAAAGAAAATACCAGCGAAGAGTCCCCATTAACTGAAATTAGTGAAGTTTCTTCAGTGTTAAGTAAGCAATCAAAGAAAGTATCATCCATAGCCAGGTTTTGGAGGTCTGGTCCGACTAATGCGGATAACTACAAGATAATCTCTGCAGAAGGAATGAATGGGAGTCTTTCAAATGGGAAGTTGTCTAATGGGAGCATCATGTCTCCTGACTGGGGATCAGGTAAAGATGGTCTAAGTCCCCAGGATCCTCTGTGTCAATTGAGATCTCCCGACTCCGGGAGTTCACATAATCAGGGTGCAGAGAAGAACAGTTTGAAAGCAAGACTTCTAGAGGCCAGGATGGAAAGCCAGAAGGTTAGGTTGCGCCATGTTCTTAAACAGAAGGTATAA
- the LOC112789910 gene encoding uncharacterized protein, protein MATLGTGVLTLTLTRFSSSSKSLFFTHTHTLNYLLLPSLSAKTTFLHNRIHQNRRPSFCCRGMATSTAASYSNTVTAPYGSWKSPITADVVSGASKRLGGTAVDEHGRLIWLESRPTEGGRGVLALEPENPGSDPVDVIPKEFGVRTLAQEYGGGAFTVSGDVVFFANYKDQRLYKQSLSSLNVPPAPITPDYGGPVVSYADGILDSRFNRFITVREDRRESSLNPPTTIVSIALGSNDVQEPQVLVGGSDFYAFPRLDSKSERIAWIQWSHPNMPWDRSELWVGYISENGEIHKRVCVAGGDPSLVESPTEPKWSPDGELFFITDRKNGFWNIHRWIESENKVEPVNFLDAEFARPLWIFGMNSYVFVQSGKQRNSIVCSYRQQGKSYLGIIHDVQSSTLTPLDIPFTDLDNITSGKECLYLEGASAVHPSSIAKVTLDDDKSKVVNFNIIWSSSPDSLKYSSYISKPELIEFPTEVPGQNAYAYFYPPTNPIYQANQGEKPPLLLKSHGGPTAETRGLLNLSIQYWTSRGWAFADVNYGGSTGYGREYRERLLGQWGIVDVNDCCSCAKYLVANGKVDGERLCITGGSAGGYTTLAALAFRDTFKAGASLYGVGDLSLLSAETHKFESHYIDKLVGGEKELIERSPINHVDQFSCPIILFQGLEDKVVPPDQARKIYQALKEKGVPVALVEYEGEQHGFRKAENIKFTLEQQMVFFARLIGNFNVADDITPIKIDNFDN, encoded by the exons ATGGCCACGTTAGGCACTGGtgttctcactctcactctcacccGTTTTTCTTCATCTTCCAAGTCCCTCTTCTTCACTCACACTCACACTCTCAACTACCTCCTTTTGCCTTCTCTCTCTGCCAAAACCACTTTTCTTCATAATCGAATACACCAAAACCGCCGCCCCTCCTTCTGTTGCAGGGGAATGGCGACTTCAACTGCCGCCTCTTACTCCAACACAGTAACCGCTCCCTACGGTTCTTGGAAGTCACCGATCACCGCCGATGTCGTCTCCGGCGCCTCCAAGAGGCTCGGGGGAACCGCCGTCGATGAACATGGTCGCCTCATTTGGCTCGAATCGCGTCCCACCGAAGGAGG ACGGGGTGTTCTTGCTCTTGAGCCGGAAAATCCGGGAAGTGACCCTGTAGATGTTATTCCAAAGGAGTTTGGAGTGAGGACACTGGCCCAAGAGTATGGAGGTGGTGCTTTCACTGTTTCAGGGGATGTCGTCTTTTTCGCAAATTACAAGGATCAGAGGTTATACAAGCAATCCCTCAGTTCCTTGA ATGTGCCTCCTGCACCTATCACTCCGGACTATGGTGGACCTGTAGTAAGTTATGCTGATGGAATATTGGATTCACGCTTCAACCGTTTTATCACTGTAAGGGAAG ATCGACGGGAGAGCAGTCTTAATCCTCCTACGACAATTGTGTCTATAGCACTTGGCAGCAACGATGTTCAGG AACCACAAGTTCTAGTTGGCGGGAGTGACTTTTATGCTTTCCCACGTCTAGATTCTAAAAGTGAAAGGATAGCATGGATCCAGTGGAGTCACCCCAACATGCCATGGGATAGATCAGAACTTTGGGTTGGCTATATTTCAGAAAATGG AGAGATCCACAAGCGCGTCTGTGTTGCTGGGGGTGATCCTTCACTTGTGGAATCTCCAACTGAGCCTAAGTGGTCCCCTGATG GTGAGCTTTTTTTCATCACAGATAGGAAAAATGGTTTCTGGAATATCCATAGATGG ATTGAATCTGAGAATAAGGTTGAGCCTGTTAATTTTTTGGATGCTGAGTTTGCAAGGCCATTGTGGATTTTTGGTATGAACTCATATGTATTTGTTCAAAGTGGTAAACAGAGAAACTCAATTGTTTGCAGTTACAG GCAGCAGGGGAAGTCATATCTTGGAATTATTCATGATGTGCAGAGCTCAACACTAACTCCGCTTGATATTCCTTTCACTGATTTGGAtaacatt ACTTCTGGTAAAGAATGCCTGTATTTGGAGGGAGCTTCTGCAGTTCATCCATCATCGATTGCCAAG GTGACTTTAGATGATGATAAATCAAAAGTAGTCAACTTCAATATTATTTGGTCCTCCTCACCTGATAGCTTAAAATATAGTTCGTATATCAGTAAGCCAGAATTGATTGAATTCCCAACTGAGGTTCCTGGTCAAAATGCTTATGCGTACTTTTATCCGCCAACAAATCCTATTTATCAAGCTAATCAAGGAGAAAAGCCACCTCTATTGTTGAAGAGCCACG GGGGACCTACTGCTGAAACACGTGGACTTTTAAATTTGAGCATTCAGTACTGGACTAGTAGAGGTTGGGCATTTGCTGATGTTAATTATGGTGGTAGCACTG GTTATGGAAGGGAGTACAGAGAACGACTCTTGGGACAGTGGGGAATAGTTGATGTCAATGACTGTTGTAGTTGTGCTAAATATTTG GTGGCAAATGGAAAGGTTGATGGGGAGCGTCTTTGTATAACTGGAGGCTCAGCTGGTGGGTATACCACTTTAGCTGCACTTGCTTTTAGAGACACTTTTAAAGCTGGGGCTTCTTTGTATGGT GTAGGCGATTTGAGCTTGTTGAGTGCAGAAACTCATAAATTCGAATCCCATTACATTGATAAGCTTGTTG GAGGTGAAAAGGAGTTGATTGAAAGATCCCCAATCAACCATGTTGACCAATTTTCTTGTCCCATAATTTTATTTCAAGGATTAGAGGACAAG GTTGTGCCTCCTGATCAAGCTCGGAAAATTTACCAGGCACTGAAGGAAAAAGGGGTGCCTGTTGCTCTTGTTGAATATGAAGGAGAGCAACATGGTTTCCGAAAG GCTGAGAACATTAAGTTTACACTTGAACAACAAATGGTCTTCTTTGCACGATTGATTGGGAACTTCAATGTTGCGGATGATATTACTCCGATCAAAATCGACAACTTTGATAACTGA